A genome region from Bombus pyrosoma isolate SC7728 linkage group LG14, ASM1482585v1, whole genome shotgun sequence includes the following:
- the LOC122575242 gene encoding uncharacterized protein LOC122575242 isoform X1: MRNVRGNVFCYLIVALLFLAPSSYADVSAENATQQFQRCDINKATDQCGENERCFKNSENEEAQCRCVRGFEADGRQCVQVTTLRNVIIDQPTIEVHSGGSSIAAGLFILTFLIVMSVLLYFVEKRYKWLQRVRQLRSNHYGNVLVTRDDDDDDSPIA, encoded by the exons aTGCGAAACGTTCGAGGCAATGTTTTCTGCTATCTCATCGTGGCACTGCTTTTTCTAGCGCCATCCAGTTACGCAG ATGTTTCAGCGGAAAATGCGACACAGCAGTTTCAACGGTGCGACATCAACAAAGCGACGGATCAGTGTGGCGAAAACGAAAGATGCTTTAAAAATTCGGAGAACGAAGAAGCACAGTGCAGATGCGTGAGAGGTTTCGAAGCGGACGGACGCCAGTGTGTCCAGGTTACTACACTTCGCAACGTAATTATTGATCAGCCAACGATCGAAGTCCACTCAggag gTAGTTCCATAGCTGCTGGCTTGTTTATACTGACTTTCCTCATAGTAATGAGCGTGTTACTGTATTTCGTCGAGAAGCGATATAAGTGGTTGCAACGAGTTCGACAACTTCGTTCGAATCATTACGGCAATGTGCTAGTCACAAgagacgacgacgatgacgattCACCGATAGCGTAA
- the LOC122575242 gene encoding uncharacterized protein LOC122575242 isoform X2, translating to MRNVRGNVFCYLIVALLFLAPSSYAAENATQQFQRCDINKATDQCGENERCFKNSENEEAQCRCVRGFEADGRQCVQVTTLRNVIIDQPTIEVHSGGSSIAAGLFILTFLIVMSVLLYFVEKRYKWLQRVRQLRSNHYGNVLVTRDDDDDDSPIA from the exons aTGCGAAACGTTCGAGGCAATGTTTTCTGCTATCTCATCGTGGCACTGCTTTTTCTAGCGCCATCCAGTTACGCAG CGGAAAATGCGACACAGCAGTTTCAACGGTGCGACATCAACAAAGCGACGGATCAGTGTGGCGAAAACGAAAGATGCTTTAAAAATTCGGAGAACGAAGAAGCACAGTGCAGATGCGTGAGAGGTTTCGAAGCGGACGGACGCCAGTGTGTCCAGGTTACTACACTTCGCAACGTAATTATTGATCAGCCAACGATCGAAGTCCACTCAggag gTAGTTCCATAGCTGCTGGCTTGTTTATACTGACTTTCCTCATAGTAATGAGCGTGTTACTGTATTTCGTCGAGAAGCGATATAAGTGGTTGCAACGAGTTCGACAACTTCGTTCGAATCATTACGGCAATGTGCTAGTCACAAgagacgacgacgatgacgattCACCGATAGCGTAA
- the LOC122575240 gene encoding protein bric-a-brac 2-like: MREETVLSLKWHSFPSHLAVSLDTCYEKQQFVDLSLVCKDGTILKCHKMVLANSSSFFRRLLVANDHPHPMIILHDIEADDLKTIVNFMYCGEIQVVQSEVRRLLKLAEILEVTGLRHIQTSVLVGESNNASHDTSRKTTTVSRLKIEETKGLPTKTVPDHDPNSNKPQNKTASQSTKLPSSTHLHKTRNKIPLDATKKSEEGNINLLSQRLDTGRSGISIVDINDMPSTSRGISNPPPQKRKESSEPVISWPHVLSAISKDKSLPLKKLCIMDEVEITAGKPPTTSQEFQRNEPLDKRKQRTSSESNKSMKYAVYIKDEVDIFEMEEDADMDPLEVEEIDNENSETLMGSSQMFPVTNVEQTYYNAGTLPEFPPRKGSNG; the protein is encoded by the coding sequence ATGAGGGAAGAGACAGTATTAAGTTTAAAGTGGCATAGTTTTCCGTCGCATTTGGCAGTTTCCCTCGATACATGTTACGAGAAGCAACAGTTTGTAGATCTTTCTTTAGTATGTAAAGACGGGACGATTTTAAAATGTCACAAAATGGTATTGGCCAACTCGAGCTCGTTCTTTCGTCGCCTGCTCGTCGCCAACGATCATCCTCATCCTATGATTATTCTTCACGATATCGAAGCAGATGATCTCAAGACTATCGTCAATTTCATGTACTGCGGTGAAATACAAGTGGTTCAAAGTGAGGTTAGAAGGCTGTTGAAATTGGCCGAAATTTTGGAAGTCACCGGACTACGGCATATTCAAACTTCCGTTTTGGTAGGAGAATCGAACAACGCCTCTCATGATACGTCCAGGAAAACGACCACGGTATCTCGcttaaaaatcgaagaaacgaaaggtcTACCTACCAAAACAGTACCTGATCATGATCCTAATAGTAATAAACCACAAAATAAAACGGCCAGTCAATCGACAAAGTTGCCTTCGTCTACTCATCTTCATAAAACCAGAAATAAAATCCCGTTAGACGCTACCAAAAAAAGTGAAGAaggtaatattaatttattgagtCAACGTTTAGATACAGGACGCTCTGGAATCAGTATTGTAGACATTAACGACATGCCAAGCACTAGTAGAGGAATTTCCAACCCACCAcctcaaaaaagaaaagagtcTTCTGAACCTGTTATTAGCTGGCCCCATGTTCTGTCTGCTATATCAAAGGACAAATCTTTGcctttgaaaaaattatgtattatggACGAAGTTGAAATTACAGCTGGAAAACCACCTACAACTAGTCAAGAGTTTCAGAGAAATGAACCTTTAGACAAAAGGAAACAAAGGACTAGTTCAGAAAGCAACAAATCTATGAAGTATGCGGTTTATATAAAAGATGAAGTAGACATATTTGAAATGGAAGAAGATGCGGATATGGACCCCCTTGAAGTCGAAGAAATTGACAATGAAAATTCGGAGACACTCATGGGATCGTCCCAAATGTTTCCCGTTACAAATGTCGAACAGACATATTATAACGCAGGGACGCTTCCTGAATTTCCCCCAAGAAAGGGATCCAACGGttaa
- the LOC122575241 gene encoding tetratricopeptide repeat protein 12-like isoform X2 translates to MDQIVDHNKLGEKIAEGEQIMDNLMVDKHVTEEEFQNFMRRVTEVEKVVKKLASSDPEEQKHGQILADEILGKRLEKDICEDTELEIRINRTVINKCSVNENSTQEQMCREAFMKGVEKDAKERAENRKIRNERAETLKTIGNGAFKEKNYEKALGLFEKALADCEWALKVNNTNLKALLNSAKCYKQLGDEIKYKEYIQLAKERNPHFNKFIDEFEESMDMRVNYQA, encoded by the exons aTGGATCAGATAGTAGATCATAATAAGCTCGGTGAAAAGATAGCAGAAGGTGAACAAATTATGGACAACTTAATGGTAGATAAACATGTAACTGAGGAGGAATTTCAGAACTTTATGCGTCGCGTTACCGAAGTCG aaaaagttGTGAAAAAGTTGGCGTCTTCCGATCCTGAAGAACAGAAGCACGGACAAATATTGGCCGATGAAATTTTGGGGAAACGGttggaaaaagatatatgCGAGGATACCGAGttagaaataagaattaatCGTACAGTGATTAACAAATGTTCGGTCAATGAAAATTCAACTCAGGAACAAATGTGTAGAG AAGCGTTTATGAAAGGCGTGGAGAAAGATGCGAAAGAAAGAGCGGAGAACCggaaaattagaaacgaaCGAGCGGAAACGTTGAAAACAATTGGTAATGGAGCATTTAAGGAGAAGAACTACGAAAAAGCG CTTGGATTATTCGAAAAAGCTTTAGCCGACTGCGAATGGGCGctaaaagttaataatacaAACTTGAAAGCCCTCTTAAATAGCGCAAAGTGTTATAAACAACTTGGAGACGaaatcaaatataaagaatacatTCAGTtagcaaaagaaagaaatccacacttcaacaaatttattgatg aatttgaagaaagtatGGACATGCGCGTTAATTATCAAGCCTGA
- the LOC122575241 gene encoding tetratricopeptide repeat protein 12-like isoform X1 yields the protein MDQIVDHNKLGEKIAEGEQIMDNLMVDKHVTEEEFQNFMRRVTEVEKVVKKLASSDPEEQKHGQILADEILGKRLEKDICEDTELEIRINRTVINKCSVNENSTQEQMCREAFMKGVEKDAKERAENRKIRNERAETLKTIGNGAFKEKNYEKAVTYYSKALEQRKDSTVLWNNRALSYIQLGLFEKALADCEWALKVNNTNLKALLNSAKCYKQLGDEIKYKEYIQLAKERNPHFNKFIDEFEESMDMRVNYQA from the exons aTGGATCAGATAGTAGATCATAATAAGCTCGGTGAAAAGATAGCAGAAGGTGAACAAATTATGGACAACTTAATGGTAGATAAACATGTAACTGAGGAGGAATTTCAGAACTTTATGCGTCGCGTTACCGAAGTCG aaaaagttGTGAAAAAGTTGGCGTCTTCCGATCCTGAAGAACAGAAGCACGGACAAATATTGGCCGATGAAATTTTGGGGAAACGGttggaaaaagatatatgCGAGGATACCGAGttagaaataagaattaatCGTACAGTGATTAACAAATGTTCGGTCAATGAAAATTCAACTCAGGAACAAATGTGTAGAG AAGCGTTTATGAAAGGCGTGGAGAAAGATGCGAAAGAAAGAGCGGAGAACCggaaaattagaaacgaaCGAGCGGAAACGTTGAAAACAATTGGTAATGGAGCATTTAAGGAGAAGAACTACGAAAAAGCGGTAACATACTATAGTAAGGCACTCGAGCAACGAAAAGATTCGACCGTGTTATGGAATAATAGGGCTCTATCGTATATTCAGCTTGGATTATTCGAAAAAGCTTTAGCCGACTGCGAATGGGCGctaaaagttaataatacaAACTTGAAAGCCCTCTTAAATAGCGCAAAGTGTTATAAACAACTTGGAGACGaaatcaaatataaagaatacatTCAGTtagcaaaagaaagaaatccacacttcaacaaatttattgatg aatttgaagaaagtatGGACATGCGCGTTAATTATCAAGCCTGA
- the LOC122575239 gene encoding UPF0415 protein C7orf25 homolog → MEEKAELLTCIEEKIESGKATIDRLKLVGKIDGIEKLIRKIQQEIKFLEKVQSTGNVKKEHLQSTNLIHLNAIVARLFCANEPTNVMKPFKYQKSRLEVDIVCNGGASWIKVIARNARALTMISMGNGEYGQKSVLDQAMSYLRCAKCYPHLYRPPDIVFHFAYGIEIPLATRLEHMGVIVEGDKMQCEDVKNIDVHDSEDRFSTWMYSLESAEEPLDEYKKNIDSDLDTLNTSFLKTEINILNLDVSTLLAYVTNMTNGYDCFIYREPLLTQQAEMERERPVKPILEDLFKGKRLIVCQTAYENFMNIIDVIGGPKETLRAKELLSKVQIVKDIPTGRIMEKLNLGGKIKDRSRLVFSTGENMKSITVSANEGFVRAARMQGIECTVFLHEPRSLSEIKEGYATKIDPSS, encoded by the exons ATGGAGGAAAAGGCTGAGCTTTTAACATGCATCGAGGAAAAAATAGAGAGTGGCAAAGCCACGATAGACAGGCTGAAACTTGTGGGAAAGATTGACGGGATTGAAAAACTTATACGAAAAATTcaacaagaaattaaatttttagaaaag GTACAATCTACAGGGAATGTAAAGAAAGAACATCTACAGAGTACAAATTTGATTCATTTGAATGCAATTGTAGCACGACTCTTCTGCGCTAATGAACCTACCAATGTTATGAAACCCTTTAAGTATCAGAAGTCACGCTTAGAAGTAGATATTGTATGCAATGGTGGTGCGTCATGGATAAAAGTTATTGCTAGAAATGCTAGAGCTCTCACTATGATTTCAATGGGTAATGGAGAATACGGGCAAAAATCTGTGCTTGACCAAGCAATGAGTTACTTGCGATGCGCAAAATGCTATCCACATTTATATAGGCCACCTGATATCGTATTCCACTTTGCTTATGGTATAGAAATTCCATTGGCTACACGTTTGGAACACATGGGAGTAATCGTTGAAGGGGATAAAATGCAGTGTGaagatgtaaaaaatatagatgtaCACG ATAGCGAGGACAGATTTTCCACATGGATGTATTCGTTAGAATCTGCCGAGGAGCCTTTggatgaatataaaaagaacataGATTCAGATTTAGATACGTTAAATACATCTTTCCttaaaactgaaataaatattctcaaCTTGGATGTGTCAACTTTATTAGCGTACGTGACAAACATGACCAATGGAtacgattgttttatttatcggGAACCTTTACTCACGCAACAAGCAGAAATGGAGAGAGAACGTCCAGTGAAACCCATTTTAGAGGATTTGTTTAAAGGAAAGAGACTAATTGTCTGTCAAACTgcttatgaaaattttatgaacattATTGATGTTATCGGTGGACCCAAAGAGACTCTTAGGGCAAAAGAACTACTTAGTAAAGTTCAGATTGTTAAGGATATACCAACAGGCAGAATAATGGAGAAGCTTAATTTGGGtggtaaaattaaagatagatCTAGATTAGTTTTTTCAACAggggaaaatatgaaaagcaTTACAGTATCGGCGAATGAGGGATTTGTTAGAGCAGCACGTATGCAG GGAATTGAATGTACAGTCTTTCTGCATGAACCTAGATCTCTCTCAGAGATTAAAGAAGGTTATGCAACAAAAATAGATCCATCTTCTTGA
- the LOC122575238 gene encoding zinc finger protein 346-like, whose translation MSSAKIIENPEIPGLECFLPPPPPPPPPPPPVTTPKSNNLAITTEQQQPVTTESTTTALSTNETAGNLTTIQAATTSFPSLPVPTAYIMHPAMQPQTPGQPTTPWWVPTDSDTSDLYARWYDTTYKAAAAAVVSPTIQVCNKTKNKYYKRKNEFIDPAVDAEKVASAQRELAALMKPLKCDLCNAVMNSMLQAKLHYDGKPHQKKVSMFLNQSVKKQKTEDGQVSSTTTDWQNYCDICKTWFTSQTDATQHYAGKKHIRAANGGRRARPSKKSQNQNQYSQIDPSGRFGMAFQAEVQSTQPAQPVVPDGTNAVPVPATASIYTPPPYPTPLRCDLCGVSANRQDQLETHKRGARHLRMLRLNGLPVPEPATESEATPATPGPIDYSIYRTPSGQYYCAPCNLSLNSESTFAQHVESKKHKNQSNPKSPSNAVVVSKKARFKKK comes from the exons ATGTCTAGCGCGAAGATCATCGAAAATCCAGAAATACCGG GATTAGAATGTTTTCTGCCGCCGCCTCCACCGCCTCCGCCGCCTCCGCCTCCTGTTACAACGCCGAAAAGCAACAACTTGGCAATTACGACAGAGCAACAACAACCTGTGACAACGGAATCGACGACGACCGCTTTATCGACTAACGAAACAGCGGGAAATCTAACAACGATTCAAGCAGCAACCACATCGTTTCCAAGCCTTCCTGTGCCAACAGCGTATATCATGCATCCGGCGATGCAACCACAAACACCTGGACAGCCAACTACACCGTGGTGGGTACCAACGGATTCCGATACATCGGACCTTTATGCACGGTGGTATGACACGACCTACAAAGCGGCAGCTGCGGCAGTCGTATCGCCGACGATACAAGTTTGCAACAAGACCAAGAACAAGTATTACAAACGCAAGAACGAGTTCATCGATCCCGCGGTAGACGCAG AGAAAGTTGCAAGCGCCCAGAGGGAACTGGCAGCACTAATGAAACCGCTGAAATGCGATCTGTGCAATGCAGTT ATGAACTCTATGTTACAAGCAAAGTTACATTACGATGGAAAGCCGCATCAGAAGAAGGTGTCTATGTTTCTGAATCAGAGtgtaaagaaacaaaagaccGAAGACGGCCAAGTCAGTAGTACGACCACCGACTGGCAAAACTATTGTGAT ATTTGTAAGACGTGGTTCACGTCGCAAACGGATGCGACGCAACACTACGCTGGTAAAAAACATATTAGAGCAGCGAACGGCGGACGTCGTGCGAG GCCGTCGAAGAAGTCGCAAAATCAAAATCAGTACAGTCAAATAGATCCCAGCGGCCGATTCGGAATGGCTTTTCAGGCGGAAGTGCAATCTACACAGCCGGCACAGCCGGTAGTACCTGACGGTACCAATGCGGTACCTGTGCCAGCAACGGCCTCCATCTACACACCGCCTCCTTATCCAACGCCGTTGCGTTGCGATCTCTGCGGTGTTTCGGCAAATCGGCAGGATCAATTAGAAACGCACAAACGTGGTGCTAGGCACTTGAGAATGCTCAGATTGAACGGATTGCCCGTTCCCGAGCCTg CTACCGAGAGCGAGGCGACACCCGCTACCCCTGGACCTATAGATTATTCCATTTACCGAACACCATCAG GCCAGTATTATTGTGCACCGTGCAATCTGTCGTTAAACTCCGAGAGTACGTTTGCTCAGCACGTGGAGAGcaaaaagcataaaaatcaGTCGAACCCAAAGTCTCCGTCTAATGCCGTAGTGGTGTCGAAGAAAGCTAGATTCAAGAAGAAATAA